A portion of the Corynebacterium heidelbergense genome contains these proteins:
- a CDS encoding RNA polymerase sigma factor gives MHRSSRYKDDGDAEKRLSIAKKISAGDERGLREAHDLWHSLLYNIAYRALGSKEDAEEAVQLTFFGAWRSRHTLKVTDSSLPGWLVGILKNTIADVRKLRYRSKLIFDKSIEEATQSALSETFDVALRMTLVNELSSLGQPRSAIMWLSLVEGLSSQKISERLNVPLGTVKSHIRRTIPLLRSRLADILERK, from the coding sequence ATGCATAGATCCAGCAGATATAAGGATGATGGAGACGCCGAAAAGCGGCTTTCTATCGCGAAGAAAATTAGTGCCGGAGATGAACGCGGTCTCCGAGAGGCACACGACCTTTGGCATTCCCTGCTCTACAACATCGCATACCGCGCTCTAGGGTCGAAGGAAGACGCCGAAGAAGCTGTGCAGCTGACCTTCTTCGGTGCATGGCGTTCTCGGCACACCCTCAAGGTTACCGACTCATCTCTGCCGGGTTGGCTAGTGGGAATCCTGAAAAACACCATCGCCGACGTTCGGAAACTTCGCTATAGGTCTAAGCTAATTTTCGACAAGAGCATCGAAGAGGCCACTCAAAGCGCATTATCAGAAACATTCGATGTGGCATTGAGAATGACTCTTGTCAATGAACTTTCTTCTCTAGGTCAACCCCGATCGGCAATAATGTGGCTATCTCTAGTTGAGGGGCTATCTAGCCAGAAAATATCCGAGCGCCTGAATGTCCCCCTGGGGACGGTCAAAAGCCATATCAGGCGCACCATACCACTCCTGAGAAGCAGATTGGCCGATATCCTTGAACGAAAGTAA
- a CDS encoding anti-sigma factor, translated as MNESNSGGHLTSDDILDRLTTGGRNSFTNAEASHLENCPDCANLVSFCTHIRNAGAQLSSEGYTLDNAGVSCLDETTRSRFDRSPKIRSLSLPWSGNREGVFKKNFLGFAHLGRLTVAMSAAACLLILYAFVPSFHRSETTIPPEVVLSSAELESLDGKNSVGSVELIKSETDSTQHILVQMPGVSTPKDQEIEVWLLNKDGQRMISLGLLNQTSGTSLPVTDSVLESGYTVVDVSNETLDGDPLHSGHSIARAAIR; from the coding sequence TTGAACGAAAGTAACAGCGGTGGCCATCTCACATCCGATGACATTCTTGATCGCCTAACAACAGGCGGCAGGAACAGTTTTACAAATGCGGAAGCATCCCACCTCGAGAATTGTCCGGACTGCGCAAACTTAGTTTCATTTTGCACTCACATCCGTAACGCTGGCGCCCAGCTTTCGTCCGAGGGATACACACTGGATAATGCAGGCGTCAGCTGTCTTGATGAAACTACGAGATCACGTTTCGATCGCAGCCCCAAGATCCGCAGTCTGTCGCTCCCCTGGTCTGGCAATCGGGAAGGTGTTTTCAAAAAAAACTTTCTGGGATTCGCCCATCTTGGTAGGCTCACTGTTGCTATGAGTGCCGCCGCTTGCCTATTAATTCTCTACGCTTTTGTTCCCTCGTTTCACCGGAGTGAAACGACGATCCCACCCGAGGTGGTTTTGTCTTCTGCAGAACTCGAAAGCCTCGATGGGAAAAATAGCGTTGGTTCCGTGGAGTTGATCAAGAGCGAGACAGACTCGACGCAGCATATTCTTGTACAGATGCCTGGCGTTAGCACTCCCAAGGATCAGGAAATCGAAGTGTGGTTGCTCAACAAGGATGGTCAACGCATGATATCCCTCGGTTTGCTTAACCAGACCTCGGGGACGTCATTGCCTGTGACCGACTCTGTCCTGGAAAGCGGTTACACCGTGGTTGATGTCTCAAATGAGACTCTTGACGGAGATCCACTCCATTCCGGCCACTCTATCGCCCGGGCGGCCATCAGGTGA
- a CDS encoding DUF2786 domain-containing protein, with the protein MKLTQVQDKVEKLLRQAADREGTPEGDSFRDKAFELMAQYGVEASREAAEDKTSHTADQQVNFAGTYTDMQFELLNTLAHALHCQVVRLKLRRSTKVHQAFVFGRDHHIERVMMLHTLLSGHMIVGASKAPPTCGFAHTSPQTQKRSWMRGFIHSVGSRLEAIEMKHAPQFESQTSAARGVVALQDDRKQAYAAAREKFPGLKTDLSQGRPRTFDPFSYQAGVQAGAGMDLGQQRVQRGVRALGRGRAV; encoded by the coding sequence ATGAAGCTGACGCAGGTGCAGGACAAAGTAGAAAAGCTGCTGCGGCAGGCGGCGGACCGAGAGGGTACCCCCGAGGGTGACTCCTTTCGCGATAAAGCGTTCGAGCTCATGGCCCAGTACGGAGTGGAGGCCTCCCGCGAGGCGGCGGAGGACAAAACTAGCCACACCGCAGACCAACAGGTGAACTTCGCGGGCACATACACCGACATGCAGTTTGAGCTGCTCAACACCCTGGCTCACGCGTTGCATTGCCAGGTCGTCCGGTTGAAACTGCGGCGCAGTACGAAGGTGCATCAAGCCTTCGTATTTGGCCGAGACCATCACATCGAGCGTGTGATGATGCTCCACACTCTGCTGAGTGGGCACATGATTGTCGGAGCAAGCAAAGCTCCACCCACGTGCGGGTTTGCGCACACCAGCCCGCAAACTCAGAAGCGTTCCTGGATGCGGGGGTTCATCCATAGCGTTGGCTCTCGCCTGGAGGCCATTGAGATGAAGCACGCCCCGCAATTTGAATCCCAAACTAGCGCGGCCCGGGGGGTTGTGGCGCTCCAAGATGATCGCAAGCAAGCCTATGCAGCAGCGCGGGAGAAGTTCCCTGGCTTGAAAACGGACCTCAGCCAGGGCAGACCCCGGACTTTTGATCCGTTCAGCTACCAGGCCGGGGTCCAGGCGGGTGCCGGAATGGATTTAGGACAGCAGCGGGTGCAGCGGGGGGTACGGGCGCTGGGGCGTGGCCGGGCGGTGTGA
- a CDS encoding metallophosphoesterase: protein MTTWITADLHLGHPFVAKLRGYPDVLQHDRIIVDNLRAALRPGDVLWMLGDISSGWGPQEERALDVLDATFRALRETPAGFSVHLIAGNHDTCNPLHPESHLRQRRFLDVFDSVQTFQMVEWGGEQVYLSHFPRPGYEHDNMESRYDELRLDVPLLVHGHLHSSRPVTGHGMVDVGVEAWDLHPVPAKVVQQTLFTQSL from the coding sequence TTGACCACCTGGATCACCGCTGACCTTCACCTGGGCCACCCTTTCGTGGCCAAGCTGCGCGGTTACCCGGACGTCTTACAACACGACCGCATCATTGTGGATAACCTCCGCGCCGCCTTGCGGCCGGGGGATGTGTTGTGGATGCTCGGCGATATTTCCTCCGGGTGGGGCCCGCAGGAGGAAAGGGCTCTGGATGTTTTGGACGCCACCTTCCGCGCGCTACGGGAAACCCCCGCCGGCTTTTCCGTGCACCTCATCGCGGGCAACCACGATACGTGCAACCCTCTGCACCCGGAATCGCACTTGCGGCAGCGCCGCTTCCTGGACGTTTTCGACAGCGTGCAGACTTTTCAGATGGTGGAGTGGGGCGGGGAACAGGTGTACCTCAGCCACTTCCCGCGCCCCGGCTATGAGCACGACAATATGGAATCTCGCTACGACGAGCTGCGGTTGGACGTGCCGTTGTTGGTCCATGGGCACCTGCATTCCAGCCGCCCGGTCACCGGCCACGGGATGGTGGATGTGGGGGTGGAGGCCTGGGACCTCCACCCGGTGCCCGCGAAGGTTGTCCAGCAGACGTTGTTTACGCAATCGCTGTAG
- a CDS encoding DUF4397 domain-containing protein, with translation MLKKTATITALAAGSMIFGAAPALAQGGNAQVSVLHAVPDATVDVYVNGDLTLEDFKPGTLTDPLTLPAGDYDLKVTAPDAGKDGEAIVEANDVQVPANANITVAAHLDEAGKPELTPFVNDTTPTAPGQARLTARHIAAAPAVDIRADAKPVFKNVTNPNEGKADVPAGTASADVVLAGTDQVVLGPANLDLVEGQNTIVYAWGSAKDNNLQLATQTVGGLHSAPMGVPAGNGGAADNTSVTVAAGLVALSAAAAAGAVIIRRKSA, from the coding sequence ATGCTCAAAAAGACTGCCACCATCACGGCCCTAGCCGCCGGTTCTATGATTTTCGGCGCGGCTCCCGCGCTCGCACAAGGTGGGAATGCCCAGGTATCTGTGCTCCACGCGGTGCCTGACGCGACAGTGGACGTGTACGTCAACGGCGATCTCACACTCGAGGACTTCAAGCCGGGTACGCTCACCGACCCGCTGACTCTCCCTGCTGGAGACTATGACCTCAAGGTCACTGCACCGGATGCAGGCAAAGACGGTGAAGCCATCGTCGAGGCAAACGACGTACAGGTTCCCGCAAACGCAAATATCACGGTTGCTGCTCACCTGGACGAAGCTGGCAAGCCTGAGCTGACCCCATTCGTTAACGACACCACGCCGACCGCGCCGGGTCAGGCTCGCCTGACCGCCCGCCACATCGCTGCGGCACCAGCCGTAGACATTCGTGCGGACGCTAAGCCAGTGTTCAAGAACGTCACCAACCCGAATGAGGGCAAAGCTGACGTCCCTGCTGGCACCGCTTCGGCAGACGTCGTGCTCGCTGGTACCGATCAGGTCGTCCTCGGCCCGGCGAACCTCGATCTGGTTGAAGGCCAGAACACGATCGTTTACGCATGGGGCAGCGCGAAGGACAACAACTTGCAACTCGCAACCCAAACTGTCGGTGGCCTCCACTCCGCCCCAATGGGCGTTCCAGCCGGTAACGGCGGTGCCGCAGACAACACGTCAGTCACCGTCGCCGCGGGCTTGGTCGCGCTCTCCGCAGCGGCTGCAGCTGGGGCCGTGATTATCCGACGCAAGTCGGCCTAA
- a CDS encoding class F sortase — MKSASGSFSKILLALSAILILAAGVLYFRGQPNEVESPDGRAAATADDTTAEAAEGTEQPPLGAPEALTVPEWNVDMPVVPVGVDEKSEMAIPEDPGVAGWYKFGPDLDSPAGSIVLAAHVDGRESGTGPFARLKELREGDEIRLRNRTGTQTFSIEQVEEKPKDQIDFQEVFDRTGPLRLKLITCGGPFDAAARNYTDNIIATAVPKS, encoded by the coding sequence TTGAAAAGCGCCAGCGGGAGTTTCAGCAAAATTCTGCTGGCGCTTTCTGCGATCTTGATTCTTGCAGCCGGTGTGCTTTACTTTCGCGGGCAACCAAATGAGGTAGAGTCGCCCGACGGTAGAGCGGCTGCAACCGCGGACGACACAACCGCGGAGGCAGCCGAAGGAACTGAGCAGCCACCGCTCGGGGCACCAGAGGCACTAACCGTTCCAGAGTGGAACGTTGACATGCCAGTTGTACCCGTGGGTGTGGACGAGAAATCAGAGATGGCTATCCCGGAAGACCCTGGTGTAGCCGGCTGGTATAAGTTTGGTCCTGATCTCGACTCACCAGCTGGATCGATAGTTCTAGCCGCGCACGTAGACGGAAGGGAATCGGGAACGGGGCCCTTCGCTCGGCTGAAAGAACTGCGCGAGGGAGACGAGATCCGCCTCCGGAACCGTACTGGGACTCAGACTTTCTCCATCGAACAGGTCGAAGAAAAACCGAAGGACCAAATAGATTTTCAAGAGGTGTTCGACCGGACCGGGCCCCTGCGATTGAAGCTCATCACTTGCGGAGGTCCTTTTGACGCCGCTGCTCGCAACTACACCGACAACATCATCGCCACAGCTGTTCCAAAGAGCTAA